GAGCCGTCTCCGCCACAGGCAGCCTCAGCCTCGACGCCAACGCAGGCACCATCTCCAATTCAGGTTCGGGCACAGGTTCGGGCACAGGCTATATCAACGCATCAAGTCTCGATATCGTCACCGCCAGTTCGGTCATCCTCACCGGCAGCAACTCCATCACCACTCTCGGCAGCATCAACGCCGGCAGCTTCACCCTCGACGACAACGCGCCCCTCACCATCGCCGGCTCCTTCAACGCCACCAGCGCAAGCCTCACCGACACCAGCGCCGGCGGCTTCGACATCACCGGAGCCGTCTCCGCCACAGGCAGCCTCAGCCTCGACGCCAACGCAGGCACCATCTCCAATTCAGGTTCGGGCACAGGTTCGGGCACAGGCTATATCAACGCATCAAGTCTCGATATCGTCACCGCCAGTTCGGTCATCCTCACCGGCAGCAACTCCATCACCACTCTCGGCAGCATCAACGCCGGCAGCTTCACCCTCGACGACAACGCGCCCCTCACCATCGCCGGCTCCTTCAACGCCACCAGCGCAAGCCTCACCGACACCAGCGCCGGCGGCTTCGACATCACCGGAGCCGTCTCCGCCACAGGCAGCCTCAGCCTCGACGCCAACGCAGGCACCATCTCCAATTCAGGTTCGGGCACAGGCTATATCAACGCATCAAGTCTCGATATCGTCACCGCCAGTTCGGTCATCCTCACCGGCAGCAACTCCATCACCACTCTCGGCAGCATCAACGCCGGCAGCTTCACCCTCGACGACAACGCGCCCCTCACCATCGCCGGCTCCTTCAACGCCACCAGCGCAAGCCTCACCGACACCAGCGCCGGCGGCTTCGACATCACCGGAGCCGTCTCCGCCACAGGCAGCCTCAGCCTCGACGCCAACGCAGGCACCATCTCCAATTCAGGTTCGGGCACAGGCTATATCAACGCATCAAGTCTCGACATCGTCACCGCCAGTTCGGTCATCCTCACCGGCAGCAACTCCATCACCACTCTCGGCAGCATCAACGCCGGCAGCTTCACCCTCGACGACAACGCGCCCCTCACCATCGCCGGCTCCTTCAACGCCACCAGCGCAAGCCTCACCGACACCAGCGCCGGCGGCTTCGACATCACCGGAGCCGTCTCCGCCACAGGCAGCCTCAGCCTCGACGCCAACGCAGGCACCATCTCCAATTCAGGTTCGGGCACAGGCTATATCAACGCATCAAGTCTCGACATCGTCACCGCCAGTTCGGTCATCCTCACCGGCAGCAACTCCATCACCACTCTCGGCAGCATCAACGCCGGCAGCTTCACCCTCGACGACAACGCGCCGCTCACTATTGCCGGCACGCTGAGTGTAGCGTCTGGCGGAAATATCGTTCTCAGCGCCAATGGAATGGATCTGGCCGGTGGAACGATCCTGGCGAATTCGGGCGCGGTGACGCTTGCTCCACTTAGCTTCGATACCATCGCCCTCGGTGGGACCTCGACTACGGCGCTCGATCTTTCAAATCAGCTCTTGAACGCCATCGGTGCGAATTCCCTTCAGATCGGCACTGTCCAGACCGGGCTGATCGAAGACGATGGCTCGATCAGTCTTTCAATCCCAAACATCCTGATGGATGCGGGCACTATCAACATCAACCAGCCGTTCCTTGCGCAACATAGCTCGTTGATCGTGCAGGCAGGTGGCGAATTCACCGGCAATGGTGGCATTACGGTAGCTGCCCTCGGTGCCGCCGCAAGCCTCGTCGCCCTTACCGGCAGCAACTCCATCACCACTCTCGGCAGCATCAGCGCCGCCGGCAGCTTCACCCTCGACGACAACGCGCCCCTCACCATCGCCGGACCCTTCACCGCCACCAACGCAAGCATCACCAACACTGGTTCTCTCGACATCACCGGTTCCTTCAACGCCACCGACGCAAGCCTCGCCGCCTCGGACATCCGCATCAACGCCAATCTCGACGCTACGACCCTCAGCCTCGATGCCAACGCAGGCACCATCACCAATGCCGGCTCCGTCACCGGCTACGTCACCGCCTCGAACCTCGATGCCACCGCAAGCCTCGTCGCCCTGACCGGCAGCAACTCCATCACCACTCTCGGCAGCATCAGCGCCGGCAGCTTCACCCTCGACGACAATGCGCCCCTCACCATCGCCGGTTCCTTCAACGCCACCAATGCAAGTTTTGCCGACACCAGCGCCGGTGGCTTGGACATCGCCGGACAGGTCAGCCTCGCCTCGCTCCTCGCCCTCTCCGCAACAAGCGGATCCATCACCAGCTCGGGCACCGGTTCCATCTCCGCACCGACCCTCGATGCCGCCGCAAGCCTCGTCGCCCTCACCGGCAGCAATGTCATCACCACTCTCGGCAGCATCAATGTCGGCACCTTCACCCTCGACGACAATGCGCCCCTCACCATCGCCGGAAGTCTCGTTGCGCAGCGCGCAGCAATCTCGGCCGCCGATCTCACCATTCCAGGCGTCATTCTTGTCGATGGCGCGTTAAGCCTGGCGACGTCCGGAACGATCTCCGAGACCGGGACGATCGACCCCACCCTGCTCCAGATCGCAGGGGCGCGGGACGTGCTGCTGACCGGCAGCAATACGATCGACGCTCTTGGGTCGGTCAGCGTGCCTCTGGGAAACCTGGCGCTGGTGGATCAGGTGCCTCTCACGGTGAACGGCCCCGTATACGCCCTCAATATCTCACTTGATTCACCCGCCATGTATATTCCCGGCGCGATCAACACGCCCGGCACGCTCGGTCTGGGCTATGGCCCGATTTCCGGAAACGGTCCCATCACCGCCGCGACGCTTACGAGCAACAGTGCCGTCATCGGCGACGTGGCGCTGACTGGAACGGAGAACGTCATAGGCACTCTCGGCGGATTCGATGCCGCCGGCCATCTCTTCGCGTTGACCGATGCCACGGTGTTAACCGTGGCCGGACCTGTTTCGGCGAAGGCGCTGACCATAACGGCAACCGGCCAGATCACTCTGGACGGGGCGGATGGCGGTTCCTTCTCGATCGGCGGCCAATTTCTCCCGACATACGTCTACAATGGCCTCTCGCCACGTAACGGCATCGATTCGGTTCTGCAGGTGATCGCGAATGGAGCGCCGGCTAACGGCATCGTACAGACCGGCCAGTTCAACATCGACACCGGTCCCCTTCAAGGTCAGCCAAACACGCTGTTTATGCTTCTGCCGGACGGTGCCGACGCGAAGTTCAACGATCTCAATGCCCGCAGCACGGATCTGGCGATTTCGCTGATCAACGGATATGCACAGGGAACATTGTATTTGCACTATCTGCTGGTGGCGGGCGGCCTTAATGGACAAACGGCTTTCGTCGGCCAGATCGCCGGTCTTGCCGGCTCGGCCGCGGCGCATAACGGCAAGGTCGTTCCTGTGCCGGGATCCAGCTATCGCTTCAACTCGTGCATTATCGGATCGGTGAGTTGCACCGTGTTGCCTGTGGCGATCGTGCCGGAGCGCAACCCGCTGGATGATTTCGACATCAGTCCACGGCGGCGACGCAAGCTGGATGCGAATGTCCGGCTGCCAGGTG
This genomic interval from Acidiphilium multivorum AIU301 contains the following:
- a CDS encoding two-partner secretion domain-containing protein; this encodes MTNSQHRIAVSRPGRRAGRRRLLLASTALTAALLAPSQGRAGQPAPMTTPQGGTVVGGSATISQAPGTTTITQTSQRAAIDWQSFNLGSKARVTFNQPNAQAIALNRVIANNPSIIAGRIDANGRIVLVNQDGVVFTPGSEVNAESLVVSTSGISPKNFMAGKLIFDQQPKPGARIVNDGRITMKQAGLAAFVAPEVINRGTITAQLGHVVLAGASAFTLNLSGDGLISINVTQAVRQIDLGGRKVTALVTNEGTIIANGGHITLTARAVDGLIQQLLDVGGTLRADSVGRQPGAITIQGVGGDLQVAGQLLARGETPGSSGGTIAVDATGNVSVASTARIDASGPAGGGVVALGTDAARALQGPSDTTAPKAARVAIAQGATISADATRNGNGGRITVLSRDRTTAAGTISAQGAGNGDGGLIEISSDGVISLSGTDTTFAPSGRNGTILLDPQTLIVTSSSGTPSAGTTTTSGTLTVGTDSSTSSYIDASILDSQTGAVELSASSLISIASAISSSSISTLAMNSGGDIRIAAPVTLTAGSIEATANGTIEVSGALGASSISGASSISLLDTTSSPTNKIDINANIDAQTLSLDASGGTISNAGSVSGYVTASTLDATASLVALTGSNSITTLGSVNVGTLTLDDNAPLTIAGSFNATSASLTDTSAGGFDITGAVSATGSLSLDANAGTISNSGSGTGSGTGYINASSLDIVTASSVILTGSNSITTLGSINAGSFTLDDNAPLTIAGSFNATSASLTDTSAGGFDITGAVSATGSLSLDANAGTISNSGSGTGSGTGYINASSLDIVTASSVILTGSNSITTLGSINAGSFTLDDNAPLTIAGSFNATSASLTDTSAGGFDITGAVSATGSLSLDANAGTISNSGSGTGYINASSLDIVTASSVILTGSNSITTLGSINAGSFTLDDNAPLTIAGSFNATSASLTDTSAGGFDITGAVSATGSLSLDANAGTISNSGSGTGYINASSLDIVTASSVILTGSNSITTLGSINAGSFTLDDNAPLTIAGSFNATSASLTDTSAGGFDITGAVSATGSLSLDANAGTISNSGSGTGYINASSLDIVTASSVILTGSNSITTLGSINAGSFTLDDNAPLTIAGTLSVASGGNIVLSANGMDLAGGTILANSGAVTLAPLSFDTIALGGTSTTALDLSNQLLNAIGANSLQIGTVQTGLIEDDGSISLSIPNILMDAGTININQPFLAQHSSLIVQAGGEFTGNGGITVAALGAAASLVALTGSNSITTLGSISAAGSFTLDDNAPLTIAGPFTATNASITNTGSLDITGSFNATDASLAASDIRINANLDATTLSLDANAGTITNAGSVTGYVTASNLDATASLVALTGSNSITTLGSISAGSFTLDDNAPLTIAGSFNATNASFADTSAGGLDIAGQVSLASLLALSATSGSITSSGTGSISAPTLDAAASLVALTGSNVITTLGSINVGTFTLDDNAPLTIAGSLVAQRAAISAADLTIPGVILVDGALSLATSGTISETGTIDPTLLQIAGARDVLLTGSNTIDALGSVSVPLGNLALVDQVPLTVNGPVYALNISLDSPAMYIPGAINTPGTLGLGYGPISGNGPITAATLTSNSAVIGDVALTGTENVIGTLGGFDAAGHLFALTDATVLTVAGPVSAKALTITATGQITLDGADGGSFSIGGQFLPTYVYNGLSPRNGIDSVLQVIANGAPANGIVQTGQFNIDTGPLQGQPNTLFMLLPDGADAKFNDLNARSTDLAISLINGYAQGTLYLHYLLVAGGLNGQTAFVGQIAGLAGSAAAHNGKVVPVPGSSYRFNSCIIGSVSCTVLPVAIVPERNPLDDFDISPRRRRKLDANVRLPGVAAKDY